A genomic stretch from Mya arenaria isolate MELC-2E11 chromosome 10, ASM2691426v1 includes:
- the LOC128206960 gene encoding protein PIF-like, whose amino-acid sequence MMHQGLAIAVLLFGIVYRTQTAPTFSGLCDGCPLKNGVGLTGFLNDCTKYVHCAEDAQGVVHGTVQPCAFGTEWNQNLLTCVPPSNSTCGATQDICYGQPNYIRRLGVGNCRGYWECKNGDSVPLCCPIGYYFNIITGNCDSTDSDHECYDKCFNEYYEDTMKMTTTPSPCYNKRPVAAELDVYEEWIEGWGWIQRGCPIGLQYVQRDCDCTRRVVVQQKCEPDLFLTFESGIKDQSNLANYILSENVEVMDGKAFFKADQGSQLIIPRYTNVGMASLTIHVKYYSDHESLTHTQAIVSNSDCGITPSILLTEDSRYVYFTVRTDLGESTLAVHQPALTNEKDVVLTYHNGNLSGQVNGIKNTMIINGSGISRVHCALHVGSADANRGLNFTGVIDELSLSMCV is encoded by the coding sequence ATGATGCATCAAGGTCTGGCAATAGCCGTTCTGTTGTTTGGAATTGTCTACAGAACACAGACAGCCCCCACTTTTTCGGGGCTTTGCGACGGTTGTCCCCTGAAGAACGGCGTTGGCCTGACGGGGTTCTTGAATGACTGTACCAAATACGTACACTGCGCTGAAGACGCACAGGGCGTCGTCCATGGCACGGTTCAACCTTGCGCTTTCGGAACGGAGTGGAATCAAAATCTCCTGACATGCGTTCCGCCGTCCAATTCGACCTGCGGGGCCACGCAAGACATTTGTTATGGACAGCCTAACTATATTAGACGCCTGGGGGTAGGGAACTGTCGCGGTTACTGGGAATGCAAGAATGGTGACTCCGTACCGTTGTGCTGCCCGATCGGTTATTACTTTAATATCATTACTGGCAACTGTGATTCGACTGATAGCGACCACGAGTGCTATGATAAATGTTTCAACGAATACTACGAAGATACAATGAAAATGACCACCACACCAAGTCCTTGTTACAATAAAAGGCCAGTTGCCGCCGAATTAGACGTATATGAAGAATGGATCGAGGGATGGGGCTGGATCCAGAGAGGATGTCCAATAGGTCTCCAGTATGTGCAAAGGGACTGTGACTGTACCCGGCGAGTGGTTGTACAGCAGAAGTGCGAGCCTGACCTCTTCCTTACTTTCGAGAGCGGTATCAAAGACCAGTCCAACCTTGCCAACtatattttaagtgaaaatgtTGAAGTAATGGACGGCAAGGCTTTTTTTAAAGCCGATCAGGGAAGTCAACTTATAATTCCGCGTTACACGAATGTCGGCATGGCGAGTCTTACCATTCACGTGAAATATTATTCCGATCACGAAAGCCTCACGCATACCCAGGCGATCGTATCGAACAGCGACTGTGGAATCACCCCGTCCATTCTGCTTACGGAAGACAGCCGATATGTGTATTTTACAGTGAGAACTGATTTGGGCGAAAGTACATTAGCCGTTCACCAGCCAGCGCTCACCAACGAGAAGGACGTTGTATTAACGTATCACAATGGCAATCTCTCTGGTCAGGTAAACGGGATCAAGAATACCATGATAATAAACGGAAGTGGCATCAGTCGAGTCCACTGCGCCCTCCATGTTGGCAGCGCGGACGCGAACCGCGGACTTAACTTCACTGGGGTAATTGATGAACTGAGCCTGTCTATGTGTGTGTAA
- the LOC128205906 gene encoding protein PIF-like — MVHQGLTITVLLFGIVYRTQTAPTFSGLCDGCPLKNGVGLTGFLNDCTKYVHCAEDAQGVVHGTVQPCAFGTEWNQDLLTCVLPSNSTCGATQDVCYGRPNYIRRLGVGNCRGYWECKNGDSVPLCCPIGYYFNSMTGNCDSTDGGHECYDKCFNEYYEDTMKMTTTPSPCYNKRPVAAELDVYEEWIEGWGWIQRGCPKSLLFVQRDCGCTLRVVVQQKCEPDLFLSFENGVEDQSYFANYILSENVEVMDGKAFFEADQGSQLIIPRYTNVGMASLTIHVKYYSDHESLTQTQAIVSNSDCGITPSILLTEDSKYVYFTVGTDLGERTLAVHQPAFTNEKDVVLTYHNGILSGQVNGIKTTMMINGSGISRVHCALHVGSADANRGLNFTGVIDELSLSMCV; from the coding sequence ATGGTGCATCAAGGTCTGACAATAACCGTTCTGTTGTTTGGAATTGTCTACAGAACACAGACAGCCCCAACTTTTTCGGGGCTTTGCGACGGATGTCCCCTGAAGAACGGCGTTGGCCTGACGGGGTTCTTGAATGACTGTACCAAATACGTACACTGCGCTGAAGACGCACAGGGCGTCGTCCACGGCACGGTTCAACCGTGCGCCTTCGGCACGGAGTGGAATCAAGACCTCCTGACATGCGTTCTCCCGTCCAACTCGACCTGCGGCGCCACGCAAGACGTCTGTTACGGACGGCCTAACTATATTAGACGCCTGGGGGTGGGGAACTGTCGCGGTTACTGGGAATGCAAGAATGGTGACTCCGTACCGTTGTGCTGCCCGATCGGTTATTACTTCAATAGCATGACTGGCAACTGCGATTCAACTGATGGCGGCCACGAGTGTTATGATAAATGTTTCAACGAATACTACGAAGATACAATGAAAATGACCACCACACCAAGTCCTTGTTACAATAAAAGGCCGGTGGCCGCCGAACTGGACGTATATGAGGAGTGGATCGAGGGATGGGGCTGGATCCAGAGAGGGTGTCCCAAAAGTCTCCTGTTTGTACAAAGGGACTGCGGTTGTACCTTGCGAGTGGTTGTACAGCAGAAGTGCGAGCCTGACCTCTTCCTTTCTTTCGAGAACGGTGTCGAAGACCAGTCCTATTTTGCCAACtacattttaagtgaaaatgtTGAAGTAATGGACGGCAAGGCCTTTTTTGAAGCTGATCAGGGAAGTCAACTTATAATTCCGCGTTACACGAATGTCGGCATGGCGAGTCTGACCATTCATGTGAAGTACTATTCCGATCACGAAAGCCTCACGCAGACCCAGGCGATCGTATCGAACAGCGACTGTGGAATCACCCCGTCCATTCTGCTTACGGAAGACAgcaaatatgtatatttcacAGTGGGAACTGATTTGGGCGAAAGGACATTGGCCGTTCACCAGCCGGCATTCACAAATGAGAAGGACGTTGTATTAACATATCACAATGGCATCCTCTCTGGTCAGGTCAACGGGATCAAGACTACCATGATGATAAATGGAAGTGGCATCAGTCGGGTCCACTGCGCCCTCCATGTTGGCAGCGCGGATGCGAACCGTGGACTGAACTTCACTGGAGTCATTGATGAACTGAGCCTGTCTATGTGTGTATAA
- the LOC128205908 gene encoding uncharacterized protein LOC128205908, giving the protein MASGIENTDNKVAPTDLDSEFNDEIVTCSHCWREAKRSSGETSMSEALLQEGLENAKKICSCFETMIDKAHMRENPGRKDRQDSGIGSKTSLEIIHPTDDTAEFGSRLSASHVVATSMSRACITLDEKEEPTE; this is encoded by the exons ATGGCCAGTGGAATAGAAAATACCGACAATAAGGTCGCACCGACCGATTTGGACAGCGAGTTCAATGATGAAATAGTGACCTGCAGCCATTGTTGGAGAGAGGCTAAACGTTCTTCGGGAGAAACAAGCATGTCAGAGGCTTTACTTCAGGAA GGGCTCGAAAATGCTAAGAAAATATGTAGTTGTTTTGAAACGATGATTGACAAAGCACATATGAGAGAAAACCCAGGCCGCAAAG ATCGCCAAGACAGCGGCATTGGCTCTAAG ACATCCTTAGAGATCATTCATCCAACAGACGACACTGCGGAATTTGGCTCCCGCCTTTCTGCCAGTCATGTGGTGGCAACCAGCATGTCACGTGCATGCATTACACTGGAT GAAAAGGAAGAACCGACGGAATAA